In Oncorhynchus nerka isolate Pitt River linkage group LG26, Oner_Uvic_2.0, whole genome shotgun sequence, one DNA window encodes the following:
- the LOC115110871 gene encoding titin-like — protein sequence MDAEQNQVLDTASETREKHETGAGGCPQSQLDSPIEPAESPVNRQEMEHLQDVVTESRPSKETQETAPKAEKSPMKILSPEKVPETSTEVVTKAENYPEKQPELESSTQVSEPATAMYVERENIQTAEPKKQPMPERTPEPLAENNIETAPEKIAEPVPEAVKQSEQAAPEPVTQPKSEDVKLLQPEEKGPEESEKQAESGIVLEVMPAEPETVKEVEADRLTDTDIVPEPKKSVAAETVKKVEAEKPVAAETVKKVEAEKPVAAETVKKVEAEKPVAAETVKKVEAEKPVAAETVKKVIAEKPVAAETVKMVEAEKPVAAETVKMVEAEKPVAAETVKKVIAEKPVAAETVKMVEAEKPVAAETVKMVEAEKPVAAETVKMVEAEKPVAAETVKMVEAEKPVAAETVKMVEAEKPVAAETVKMVEAEKPVAAETVKMVEAEKPVAAETVKMVEAEKPVAAETVKMVEAEKPVAAETVKMVEAEKPVAAETVKKVEAEKPVAAETVMEKKLVEAEIVKEVESEKRAEGDAVEQQKAEVVEQVPAPGTLSFAFLEHEQTKATLRTSRTLIILRGLPGSGKSLLARAIADSYQGLCTVCCADDHGVKPESPEASADGYKAFDAAVVACCSVGTSAQVIVVDDTNHTHDRLARLGEVAEQHRLVAMFLEPRTEWSRDLPQLAKRTLRGLEESQIQAMKVPLEETSLPLFFGWFLLPGIQDKVRCTSMDFLKTLDTLEAFKKHLPDFTVEAEKEVDLEQYFQANGALHCTTKFCDYGKAEGAKEYADKPIVKELYGSAFELSLSALFVTPRTVGARVSLSEDQLTLWPADAEKEAVPLVPAAATLPAGSRAHITLGCAEGVEPQQTGFDLLEILALQQEGQEGELVEEMELGSLAYYGKGRWLLSLREPVSAQACFSSLYGPKKADTTKKDGDKKKKQKCTIL from the exons ATGGATGCTGAGCAGAACCAGGTGTTGGACACCGCATCAGAGACTCGAGAGAAACACGAGACGGGAGCAGGAGGCTGCCCCCAGTCACAACTCGACTCTCCAATAGAGCCTGCAGAATCACCAGTGAATAGGCAAGAAATGGAGCATTTGCAAGATGTGGTTACAGAATCAAGACCGTCAAAAGAAACGCAAGAGACGGCGCCTAAAGCAGAAAAATCCCCAATGAAAATCTTATCTCCTGAGAAGGTTCCAGAGACCTCTACAGAAGTTGTGACTAAAGCAGAGAATTACCCAGAAAAACAACCAGAACTAGAGAGCTCAACACAGGTTTCTGAGCCAGCTACAGCAATGTACGTAGAACGCGAAAACATCCAGACCGCAGAGCCTAAAAAGCAGCCAATGCCAGAGAGAACACCAGAGCCTCTAGCAGAGAATAACATTGAAACTGCGCCAGAGAAAATAGCAGAACCCGTCCCAGAGGCTGTTAAACAGTCTGAGCAGGCAGCGCCCGAGCCTGTCACACAGCCAAAATCTGAGGATGTCAAACTGCTCCAACCAGAAGAGAAAGGGCCTGAGGAATCTGAGAAGCAGGCAGAATCTGGTATTGTGTTGGAGGTGATGCCAGCAGAGCCTGAAACTGTAAAGGAAGTGGAGGCAGACAGACTGACCGACACTGACATTGTACCAGAGCCAAAGAAATCAGTAGCGGCTGAGACTGTGAAGAAAGTGGAAGCAGAGAAACCGGTAGCGGCTGAGACTGTGAAGAAAGTGGAAGCAGAGAAACCGGTAGCGGCTGAGACTGTGAAGAAAGTGGAAGCAGAGAAACCAGTAGCAGCTGAGACTGTGAAGAAAGTGGAAGCAGAGAAACCGGTAGCGGCTGAGACTGTGAAGAAAGTGATAGCAGAGAAACCAGTAGCAGCTGAGACTGTGAAGATGGTGGAAGCAGAGAAACCGGTAGCAGCTGAGACTGTGAAGATGGTGGAAGCAGAGAAACCGGTAGCAGCTGAGACTGTGAAGAAAGTGATAGCAGAGAAACCAGTAGCAGCTGAGACTGTGAAGATGGTGGAAGCAGAGAAACCGGTAGCAGCTGAGACTGTGAAGATGGTGGAAGCAGAGAAACCGGTAGCAGCTGAGACTGTGAAGATGGTGGAAGCAGAGAAACCGGTAGCAGCTGAGACTGTGAAGATGGTGGAAGCAGAGAAACCGGTAGCAGCTGAGACTGTGAAGATGGTGGAAGCAGAGAAACCGGTAGCAGCTGAGACTGTGAAGATGGTGGAAGCAGAGAAACCGGTAGCAGCTGAGACTGTGAAGATGGTGGAAGCAGAGAAACCGGTAGCAGCTGAGACTGTGAAGATGGTGGAAGCAGAGAAACCGGTAGCAGCTGAGACTGTGAAGATGGTGGAAGCAGAGAAACCGGTAGCAGCTGAGACTGTGAAGATGGTGGAAGCAGAGAAACCGGTAGCAGCTGAGACTGTGAAGAAAGTGGAAGCAGAGAAGCCAGTAGCAGCTGAGACTGTGATGGAAAAGAAACTGGTAGAAGCTGAAATTGTAAAAGAAGTCGAGTCGGAGAAACGGGCAGAAGGTGATGCAGTTGAGCAGCAGAAGGCAGAAGTTGTCGAGCAGGTCCCTGCTCCTGGCACTTTGTCTTTCGCTTTCCTGGAGCATGAGCAGACCAAAGCCACCCTTCGCACCTCTCGCACTCTAATCATCCTCAGAGGCCTCCCCGGCAGCGGCAAGAGCCTCTTGGCACGTGCCATTGCAGATAGCTACCAGGGTCTCTGCACTGTCTGCTGTGCTGATGACCATGGTGTGAAACCGGAGAGTCCAGAAGCATCGGCAGATGGGTACAAGGCTTTTGACGCTGCTGTGGTAGCCTGCTGCAGTGTAGGAACATCTGCTCAAGTGATTGTGGTGGATGACACCAACCATACCCATGATCGGCTGGCCCGTCTGGGGGAGGTAGCAGAGCAGCACCGGCTGGTGGCCATGTTTCTGGAGCCCCGCACTGAGTGGAGCAGAGACTTGCCACAGTTGGCCAAGAGAACTCTGCGGGGGCTAGAGGAATCCCAGATCCAGGCCATGAAAGTTCCTCTTGAGGAGACGTCCCTACCCCTTTTCTTTGGCTGGTTCCTTCTCCCTGGCATCCAGGACAAGGTCAGGTGCACGTCCATGGATTTCCTGAAGACGCTGGACACGCTTGAGGCCTTCAAGAAGCACTTGCCTGACT TCACTGTTGAGGCTGAGAAAGAGGTGGACCTGGAGCAGTATTTCCAAGCCAATGGAGCTCTTCATTGCACTACCAAATTCTGTGACTATGGCAAGGCTGAGGGAGCCAAGGAATATGCAGACAAACCA ATTGTTAAAGAGTTGTATGGCTCTGCGTTCGAGCTGTCCCTTAGTGCCCTCTTCGTCACACCTCGCACTGTTGGTGCCCgggtttctctctctgaggaTCAGTTAACCCTGTGGCCTGCCGACGCTGAAAAGGAGGCAGTCCCTCTAGTCCCGGCTGCCGCCACCCTGCCCGCAGGCAGCCGTGCCCACATCACCCTGGGCTGTGCGGAGGGGGTTGAGCCACAGCAGACTGGCTTTGACCTGCTGGAGATCCTAGCGCTGCAGCAAGAGGGTCAGGAGGGAGAGCTGGTGGAGGAGATGGAGCTCGGCTCCCTGGCCTACTACGGCAAGGGGAGGTGGCTGCTCAGTCTGAGGGAGCCCGTCTCCGCCCAGGCCTGCTTCTCCAGCCTCTACGGGCCCAAGAAGGCCGACACGACCAAGAAAGACGGGGACAAGAAGAAAAAGCAAAAGTGCACCATACtgtaa